In the genome of Oenanthe melanoleuca isolate GR-GAL-2019-014 chromosome 21, OMel1.0, whole genome shotgun sequence, one region contains:
- the TMEM269 gene encoding transmembrane protein 269 isoform X2, with the protein MWMVSPPVDEGSAWLWDTAKAGGIFQSTKKLVLSEQVGRGRALEFLRKNAANGLSVANLLAGLSSILCSVNRQYQYSCWLLLLGFLLDLADGAVARQLDACSALGAKLDDFADFTTFGLGTALLLQPQGVLGGLLTLAYVLAVFARLCFFSSGIPFTYRGLPCPYASAVLASTFLLTGGHVALLRAAAAAMILFMADCGFYPHDRVLESQLWKKLVYAGGVLAVLLAPTAVSAVYCLAWATSYIVFPFALWSCKA; encoded by the exons ATGTGGATGGTGTCACCGCCGGTCG atgaAGGATCTGCCTGGCTTTGGGACACGGCAAAGGCGGGGG GTATTTTCCAGTCCACCAAGAAGCTGGTGCTGAGCGAGCAAGTGGGACGGGGACGGGCACTGGAATTCCTCCGGAAAAACGCAGCCAACGGGCTCTCCGTGGCCAACCTCCTAGCTGGGCTTTCCTCCATCCTCTGCAGCGTCAACAG GCAATACCAGTactcctgctggctgctgctcctgggcttcCTGCTGGATCTAGCTGATGGGGCCGTGGCCCGGCAGCTCGACGCCTGTTCTGCACTGG GTGCCAAGCTGGATGACTTTGCGGATTTCACCACGTTCGGGCTGGGCACGGCCCTgttgctgcagccccagggtgtgCTGGGGGGACTGCTGACCCTTGCCTACGTGCTAGCCGTCTTTGCCCGCCTCTGCTTCTTCTCCAGTG GGATCCCCTTCACCTACcgggggctgccctgcccttaCGCCTCGGCAGTGCTGGCCAGCACCTTCCTGCTCACCGGAGGACACGTGGCCCTgctccgcgccgccgccgccgccatgatCCTGTTCATGGCCGACTGCGGCTTCTACCCCCACGACAGGGTGCTGGAGTCTCAGCTTTGGAAGAAACTGGTTTATGCTGGAG GGGTGTTGGCTGTCCTGCTGGCACCGACGGCCGTGTCTGCGGTTTATTGCCTGGCCTGGGCCACGTCCTACATCGTCTTCCCCTTCGCCCTCTGGAGCTGCAAGGCCTGA
- the LOC130261582 gene encoding proproteinase E-like: MAAMLSLVLLLAAGGVRAAVLPDSRVVNGQDAEPYSWPWQISLQYERDGTFRHTCGGTLIAANWVMTAAHCISNSRTYQVVLGEYDMSAGEGPEQRIPVNSDDIFVHPKWLSFCAACGNDIALMKLQRPAALSAEVQVGRLPPAGSILPNGYPCVLSGWGRLTTGGSLPDRLQQAELPVVDYEHCTQPDWWGALAIRQTMICAGGAEKAGCNGDSGGPLNCQAEDGTWEVHGIASFVSALGCNAAKKPTVFTRVSAFEDWIAETMRDN; the protein is encoded by the exons ATGGCTGCGATGCTGAGCCTCGTCCTGCTGCTGGCGGCTGGCG GTGTCCGCGCCGCGGTGCTGCCGGACTCCCGGGTGGTCAACGGGCAAGATGCAGAGCCCTacagctggccctggcag ATCTCGCTGCAGTACGAGCGGGACGGCACCTTCCGCCACACCTGCGGGGGCACCTTGATCGCTGCCAACTGGGTGATGACGGCCGCGCACTGCATCTC CAACTCCCGCACGTACCAGGTGGTGCTGGGCGAGTATGACATGAGCGCCGGGGAGGGTCCCGAGCAGCGCATCCCCGTGAACTCCGACGACATCTTCGTGCATCCCAAGTGGCTCAGCTTCTGCGCGGCGTGCGG CAATGACATCGCCCTGATGAAGCTGCAGCGCCCGGCCGCGCTCTCGGCGGAGGTGCAGGTGGGGCGCCTGCCGCCTGCCGGCTCCATCCTGCCCAACGGGTACCCCTGCGTGCTCAGCGGCTGGGGACGGCTCACCA CTGGGGGGTCGCTGCCGGAccggctgcagcaggcagagctgcccgTGGTGGACTATGAGCACTGCACCCAGCCCGACTGGTGGGGGGCTCTGGCCATCCGCCAAACCATGATCTGTGCCGGCGGCGCCGAGAAGGCCGGATGCAAC GGTGACTCCGGGGGCCCCCTGAACTGCCAAGCTGAGGATGGCACCTGGGAGGTCCATGGCATCGCCAGCTTCGTGTCAGCCCTGGGCTGCAACGCCGCCAAGAAACCCACCGTGTTCACCCGCGTGTCCGCCTTCGAGGACTGGATTGCAGAG ACCATGAGAGACAACTGA
- the SVBP gene encoding small vasohibin-binding protein: protein MDSGAGARKERPKPREPAARLEKAKQRSAQQELKQRQRAEIYALNRVMTELEQQQFDSFCKQMQGSGE, encoded by the exons ATGGATTCGGGCGCGGGGGCGCGGAAGGAGCGGCCGAAGCCACGGGAGCCAGCGGCTCGCCTGGAGAAGGCCAAGCAGAGGTcggcacagcaggagctgaagcagcGGCAGCGGGCGGAG ATCTACGCCCTGAACCGGGTGatgacagagctggagcagcagcagttcgACTCCTTCTGCAAGCAGATGCAGGGATCTGGGGAAtga
- the TMEM269 gene encoding transmembrane protein 269 isoform X1, producing MWMVSPPVGIFQSTKKLVLSEQVGRGRALEFLRKNAANGLSVANLLAGLSSILCSVNRQYQYSCWLLLLGFLLDLADGAVARQLDACSALGAKLDDFADFTTFGLGTALLLQPQGVLGGLLTLAYVLAVFARLCFFSSGIPFTYRGLPCPYASAVLASTFLLTGGHVALLRAAAAAMILFMADCGFYPHDRVLESQLWKKLVYAGGVLAVLLAPTAVSAVYCLAWATSYIVFPFALWSCKA from the exons ATGTGGATGGTGTCACCGCCGGTCG GTATTTTCCAGTCCACCAAGAAGCTGGTGCTGAGCGAGCAAGTGGGACGGGGACGGGCACTGGAATTCCTCCGGAAAAACGCAGCCAACGGGCTCTCCGTGGCCAACCTCCTAGCTGGGCTTTCCTCCATCCTCTGCAGCGTCAACAG GCAATACCAGTactcctgctggctgctgctcctgggcttcCTGCTGGATCTAGCTGATGGGGCCGTGGCCCGGCAGCTCGACGCCTGTTCTGCACTGG GTGCCAAGCTGGATGACTTTGCGGATTTCACCACGTTCGGGCTGGGCACGGCCCTgttgctgcagccccagggtgtgCTGGGGGGACTGCTGACCCTTGCCTACGTGCTAGCCGTCTTTGCCCGCCTCTGCTTCTTCTCCAGTG GGATCCCCTTCACCTACcgggggctgccctgcccttaCGCCTCGGCAGTGCTGGCCAGCACCTTCCTGCTCACCGGAGGACACGTGGCCCTgctccgcgccgccgccgccgccatgatCCTGTTCATGGCCGACTGCGGCTTCTACCCCCACGACAGGGTGCTGGAGTCTCAGCTTTGGAAGAAACTGGTTTATGCTGGAG GGGTGTTGGCTGTCCTGCTGGCACCGACGGCCGTGTCTGCGGTTTATTGCCTGGCCTGGGCCACGTCCTACATCGTCTTCCCCTTCGCCCTCTGGAGCTGCAAGGCCTGA